Proteins encoded together in one Ferroglobus placidus DSM 10642 window:
- a CDS encoding beta-ribofuranosylaminobenzene 5'-phosphate synthase, whose product MIIRTPSRVHVTLIDLNGEIGRIDGGVGFALEEPYVKIRAEKADEVVVVGESFNRERFEHVAKIFKEKFGKGMKIEVLSDYKPHVGLGSGTQISLAVGKAYSELYGLNLSTREIARITKRGGTSGIGVAAFEFGGFIVDGGHSKKVKKSFLPSAFSDAPPAPLISRLDFPDWDVCLIIPERKGFFGKREVDLFEKNTPVKIEEVRELCHIILMKLLPAVVERDLEEFSSAISRIQEIGFKRAEVNQYGEEFKKLMKKLQELGACGMSSTGPTLYLVSEEINIEEVKEIVNGYDVEIILTKGRNRGAEVEV is encoded by the coding sequence ATGATCATCAGAACTCCCTCAAGAGTTCACGTTACTCTCATAGACTTAAACGGTGAAATAGGCAGGATTGATGGAGGAGTAGGTTTCGCTCTCGAAGAACCTTACGTAAAAATTAGAGCCGAAAAAGCGGATGAAGTAGTGGTTGTGGGCGAGTCTTTTAACAGAGAAAGGTTCGAGCACGTTGCAAAAATTTTCAAGGAGAAGTTTGGAAAGGGGATGAAAATCGAAGTTCTTTCCGATTACAAGCCCCACGTTGGTTTGGGAAGCGGAACTCAGATAAGTCTGGCGGTGGGGAAAGCCTACTCCGAACTCTACGGGCTGAACTTGAGCACGAGGGAAATAGCGAGAATAACCAAGAGAGGTGGCACCTCTGGAATAGGTGTAGCTGCCTTTGAATTCGGCGGATTCATTGTTGACGGAGGGCATTCGAAAAAAGTTAAAAAGAGTTTTTTACCTTCCGCTTTCAGCGATGCTCCTCCAGCACCACTCATCTCAAGACTCGATTTTCCCGATTGGGACGTCTGTTTGATAATTCCGGAAAGGAAGGGATTTTTCGGGAAGAGAGAAGTCGATTTGTTCGAGAAGAACACTCCGGTAAAAATTGAAGAGGTTAGGGAGCTCTGCCACATAATACTGATGAAGCTCCTTCCAGCCGTGGTGGAAAGAGATCTCGAGGAATTCTCCTCAGCTATTTCGAGAATTCAGGAAATCGGATTTAAAAGAGCTGAAGTAAATCAGTACGGAGAAGAGTTTAAAAAGCTGATGAAGAAGCTACAGGAGCTTGGAGCTTGCGGGATGAGCTCCACCGGACCAACCCTATATCTTGTATCAGAAGAAATAAATATTGAGGAAGTTAAAGAGATCGTAAACGGCTACGACGTGGAGATAATCCTAACAAAAGGTAGAAACAGGGGGGCTGAGGTTGAAGTATAA
- a CDS encoding TIGR04053 family radical SAM/SPASM domain-containing protein codes for MFDITKKPFIVFWELTRACMLACKHCRAKAQKKRHPDELTTEEAYKVVDQLKEFGEPYPLLVITGGDPLMRDDVFDIIEYASKNGIRTAIAFSGTKLATKQKLEKLKEAGVARIAISLDGSNPEIHDYFRGVTGTFETSLEILEMAKEIGISRQINTTVTTFNMLDLPNIMRIGIDYEIALWDVFFIVPTGRAKVEYMPSSQEFEDVLNFLYDVSKLTPLNVKSSAATHLRRVEQMRDRGIYDLPHGELYYKLRSKLDGFEAKPKEIVSGAYGRSLADGIRRMMGITDGRGMFFISHVGEVYPSGFLPIQAGNVREKSLKEIYMNSKIFVELKNPDMLKGKCGVCEYRRICGGSRARAYAMTGDYLAEEPRCIYVPKKLRQ; via the coding sequence ATGTTCGACATAACTAAAAAGCCGTTCATAGTGTTCTGGGAGCTAACGAGAGCTTGCATGCTCGCTTGCAAGCACTGCAGAGCGAAGGCTCAGAAGAAGAGACATCCCGACGAACTCACGACGGAAGAAGCTTACAAAGTCGTCGACCAGCTTAAAGAGTTCGGCGAACCCTATCCTCTTCTCGTCATAACAGGCGGAGACCCGCTGATGAGGGATGACGTCTTTGACATCATCGAATACGCGAGCAAAAACGGGATCAGAACGGCAATAGCCTTCAGCGGAACGAAGCTTGCGACGAAGCAAAAACTGGAGAAGTTGAAAGAAGCTGGAGTCGCGAGAATTGCGATAAGCTTAGACGGAAGCAATCCCGAAATTCACGACTATTTTAGAGGAGTAACCGGAACTTTCGAAACGAGCTTGGAAATACTTGAAATGGCTAAAGAAATCGGAATTTCGAGGCAGATAAACACTACTGTGACGACTTTCAACATGCTCGACCTGCCGAACATAATGAGAATAGGGATCGATTACGAGATAGCTCTGTGGGACGTCTTCTTTATCGTACCAACCGGAAGGGCTAAAGTCGAATATATGCCCTCTTCCCAAGAATTTGAGGACGTTTTGAACTTCCTATACGACGTTTCGAAGCTCACACCTTTGAACGTTAAAAGCTCGGCAGCCACGCATTTGAGAAGAGTGGAGCAGATGAGAGACAGAGGTATTTACGATCTGCCCCACGGAGAGCTTTATTACAAGCTGAGGTCGAAGCTGGACGGATTCGAAGCAAAGCCGAAGGAGATAGTTTCGGGAGCCTACGGAAGGAGCTTAGCGGACGGAATCAGAAGGATGATGGGGATAACCGATGGAAGAGGAATGTTCTTCATAAGCCACGTAGGAGAAGTTTATCCGAGCGGATTTCTGCCGATTCAGGCTGGAAACGTGAGGGAGAAAAGTTTGAAGGAAATATACATGAACTCCAAGATATTCGTTGAGTTGAAGAATCCCGACATGCTGAAAGGGAAGTGTGGGGTTTGCGAATACAGAAGAATATGCGGAGGTAGCAGAGCGAGAGCCTACGCTATGACCGGCGACTACCTCGCTGAGGAGCCGAGGTGTATATACGTTCCCAAAAAGCTGAGGCAGTAA
- a CDS encoding fibrillarin-like rRNA/tRNA 2'-O-methyltransferase, protein MKSLRELEEVLPNTYFIQVNGKKILATKSKYPPFYGEKKYGEYREWIPTRSKLSAAIIKGLRPEIKEDTKVLYLGAASGTTVSHLSDIVEDGVIYAVEYSAKPFVKFLELAKERKNIIPLLEDARKPENYSGIVEKVDFIYQDIAQRDQIDIFIKNAEFFLKKGGIGIIMVKARSIDSTLEPERIFKNVERELKKRFDLLAKVDIQSYHKDHVCFYLRWRG, encoded by the coding sequence ATGAAGAGCTTGCGAGAGCTTGAGGAAGTTTTACCCAACACGTACTTCATTCAGGTTAACGGAAAGAAAATTTTGGCAACTAAAAGTAAGTACCCTCCTTTTTACGGAGAAAAAAAGTACGGAGAGTACAGGGAGTGGATTCCGACGAGGAGCAAGCTTTCCGCGGCGATAATAAAAGGGTTGAGACCTGAAATTAAAGAAGATACCAAAGTTCTCTACCTCGGAGCTGCTTCCGGAACTACCGTAAGTCACCTTTCAGATATTGTTGAAGACGGAGTTATATATGCGGTTGAATACTCGGCAAAGCCCTTCGTGAAATTCCTCGAGCTTGCCAAGGAGAGGAAAAATATCATTCCGCTCCTCGAAGATGCGAGAAAGCCTGAGAATTACTCCGGAATAGTGGAAAAAGTGGACTTCATCTATCAGGATATTGCTCAGAGAGATCAAATAGACATCTTCATTAAGAATGCCGAGTTCTTTTTGAAGAAGGGAGGAATCGGGATAATAATGGTTAAAGCAAGGAGCATCGATTCGACCCTTGAGCCTGAAAGAATTTTCAAAAACGTTGAAAGGGAATTAAAGAAGAGATTCGATTTACTTGCTAAGGTCGACATTCAGAGTTATCACAAGGACCACGTCTGCTTTTACCTAAGGTGGAGGGGATGA
- a CDS encoding CBS domain-containing protein: MFYEIEEIKRRRKKLGLTQKKLAELVGVSQPLIARLESGDLDPKLSLIKRIFKVLDELEGKMTAKKIMNPNVIFASPNDTAKKVIEIMWEKGISQIPVIERGKVVGTVTESAIIKRMLEKGADSLVEIKVREIMEEPLPTIPPDESLENISKMLLNSPAVLVVEGDKILGIITKHDVMKVIKG, from the coding sequence ATGTTCTACGAAATTGAAGAGATCAAAAGGAGGAGGAAGAAGTTAGGGTTGACGCAAAAAAAGCTGGCTGAGTTAGTTGGAGTTAGCCAACCTCTCATAGCAAGACTCGAAAGCGGAGACCTCGATCCGAAGCTTTCTCTAATAAAAAGGATATTCAAAGTTCTCGACGAGCTTGAGGGAAAGATGACAGCTAAGAAGATAATGAATCCGAACGTAATCTTCGCATCCCCCAACGACACGGCAAAGAAAGTTATAGAGATAATGTGGGAGAAGGGAATTTCACAGATTCCGGTTATCGAGAGGGGAAAGGTCGTTGGAACTGTAACCGAGTCGGCAATAATAAAAAGAATGCTTGAAAAAGGAGCGGATTCTCTTGTTGAAATAAAGGTTAGAGAGATAATGGAGGAACCTCTCCCAACGATACCTCCGGACGAGTCCCTCGAAAACATTTCCAAGATGCTTTTAAACAGCCCGGCTGTTTTGGTGGTTGAAGGAGATAAGATACTCGGGATAATTACGAAGCACGACGTCATGAAGGTGATTAAGGGATGA
- a CDS encoding NOP5/NOP56 family protein, with protein MKYNLWCGEYDGKLKLSNDLEKSFLNAKNPGPVPEEAFEEAKKKVKNYYETLRKVAIEVTERKVERELRREDRYVIMLVKALDELNETINLLEEKYRDLVEVKTSEISEEFEEKIRGLKELRRKIEKEIDEVMGKIAPNLTEILGAKIAARLLERAGSMEKLAILPASTIQIIGAEKSLFKALTRIRKGKKAKIPKHGIIFQHPFIRTLPKKKRGKMARFMAGKLAIAAKLDYFSGELKEELAEEVRRKYEELARA; from the coding sequence TTGAAGTATAACCTCTGGTGCGGAGAGTATGACGGAAAGCTGAAGCTTTCAAACGACCTTGAAAAATCGTTTTTAAACGCGAAGAATCCCGGTCCGGTTCCGGAAGAAGCTTTTGAAGAGGCTAAGAAAAAAGTCAAGAATTATTACGAAACCCTTAGAAAAGTTGCGATAGAAGTCACGGAAAGAAAAGTCGAGAGAGAGCTAAGAAGAGAGGATAGATACGTTATAATGCTCGTTAAAGCTTTGGACGAGCTTAACGAAACTATAAACTTGCTTGAAGAGAAGTACAGAGATCTCGTGGAAGTTAAGACGTCGGAAATTTCGGAGGAGTTCGAAGAGAAAATTAGGGGTTTGAAAGAGCTGAGGAGAAAAATTGAGAAGGAGATCGATGAAGTTATGGGCAAGATAGCGCCGAATCTAACCGAAATCCTTGGAGCGAAAATCGCTGCGAGACTTTTGGAGAGAGCCGGAAGCATGGAAAAGCTTGCTATTCTTCCGGCAAGCACGATACAGATTATCGGAGCTGAGAAATCTCTGTTCAAAGCTTTGACGAGAATCAGAAAGGGTAAGAAAGCTAAAATACCCAAGCACGGGATAATATTCCAGCATCCCTTCATAAGAACACTCCCCAAGAAGAAGAGGGGAAAGATGGCGAGGTTTATGGCTGGGAAACTTGCTATAGCCGCTAAACTTGATTACTTTAGCGGAGAACTGAAAGAAGAACTTGCAGAGGAGGTTAGGAGGAAGTATGAAGAGCTTGCGAGAGCTTGA
- a CDS encoding RNA ligase partner protein gives MRQRFVLDTTAITDTGMREKEGFEDICHSASEILDLIAKARMKLDISCYIPYPSVYTELISFLKRYNCSEEVIIKIDTWLIKKTPSRIEVMIPAAIFYEYVLTMRQKINKGRRIAEDFIWESSAVTSKVKPEELRKEIGELISRFREKYRAALRHGILDSSPDIDVLLLAKELDAAVVSSDEGIKRWAELMGLRFVEAIKFPRMLREYLSMLEGEK, from the coding sequence ATGAGGCAACGTTTCGTTCTCGACACCACCGCCATAACTGACACTGGCATGAGGGAAAAGGAGGGTTTCGAAGACATATGCCATTCGGCAAGCGAAATTCTCGATTTGATTGCTAAAGCGAGAATGAAGCTCGACATAAGCTGCTACATTCCCTACCCATCCGTTTACACCGAGCTTATAAGTTTTCTGAAGAGGTACAACTGCTCCGAAGAGGTGATAATCAAAATTGACACGTGGCTGATCAAAAAAACTCCGAGCAGAATAGAGGTGATGATTCCGGCTGCAATTTTTTACGAATACGTTCTTACGATGAGACAGAAGATAAACAAAGGCAGAAGAATAGCTGAAGACTTTATCTGGGAAAGTTCGGCTGTGACTTCTAAGGTGAAGCCTGAGGAACTTAGAAAGGAGATAGGAGAACTTATTTCGAGATTCAGGGAAAAGTACAGAGCGGCTCTGCGCCACGGAATCCTCGACTCCTCTCCGGACATAGACGTTCTTCTTTTAGCCAAAGAGCTCGACGCAGCTGTTGTGAGCAGTGATGAGGGGATAAAGAGGTGGGCTGAGCTGATGGGTTTGAGGTTTGTCGAAGCTATAAAGTTTCCGAGAATGCTCAGGGAATATTTGAGCATGCTGGAGGGGGAAAAATGA